ACGCCCGAAGGCTACCTGCTCACGCCTTACGATCCTGAAGTCGAGCGGCAACTGTCTAAGGGCCGGGAATTCATGGCGAAGTATCGCGATACCTTTCGGGCCCTGGCGAAGTGAAATCTCCGAAGTGGATCGACCGACGCGCTCTGATCTTGCTGCACGGAGAAACGCTGACAGAACATGGTGGCCTCTCAGGATTGCGCGACGAGGGCGCCCTCGACGCTTCGCTGGCTCGGCCCCAGCACCTGCATACTTACGAACCCACATCCGATATCGCGGCCCTCGCAGCCGCATACGGCTTCGGCATCGTCCGCAATCATCCCTTCAATGACGGTAACAAACGTACCGGCTTTCTCGCGATCGGTCTATTTGTTGAGCTCAACGGACGTGAGCTTTCGGTTGACCCCGTCGAGGCCATTGCCATTATCTTGCGCTTAGCGGAAGGCAAACTGTCGGAGGCGGAACTCGCCGAATGGATACGGAAGAACACTGTAAAATCCAAATAGTTAATCGCAATGTCCCGGCGAGTTTTAACGCTGAGGAAGTTGGCAGCCGGAGTTACGAGAGTCAGCGCCCGAACTGCACCGTGACTCGCGCCCCCGCAGCCACGTGCGTTCCGGCCAGAGGAGACTGTTGCCGGGCCACCCCGCTGCCGACGGCGTCGAGCTCCAGGCCCATATCCTGAGCGGCTTCTACCGCGCCGCGCACCGTCTTGCCCACGAATGACGGCACTTCGATGCCGCCCTGCTCAACGTCGAGAATTACCGTACCGGTCGATGGCAGCTTCTCTGCCGCGGTTGCTGCCTCCGCTGTTTTCGCCGGACTCACAATCCCCCCGGCCGGCTCCGCCGCAACCGGCTCGCGCATCGCCGCTTGCACGATCTGATCATTGCTGGCGACATTCACGGGCGCCTTTGC
This genomic stretch from Candidatus Sulfotelmatobacter sp. harbors:
- a CDS encoding AbrB/MazE/SpoVT family DNA-binding domain-containing protein, whose protein sequence is MKLKLRSVGTSTGVLLPKEMLVRLKVKKDDSLFAVETPEGYLLTPYDPEVERQLSKGREFMAKYRDTFRALAK
- a CDS encoding type II toxin-antitoxin system death-on-curing family toxin yields the protein MKSPKWIDRRALILLHGETLTEHGGLSGLRDEGALDASLARPQHLHTYEPTSDIAALAAAYGFGIVRNHPFNDGNKRTGFLAIGLFVELNGRELSVDPVEAIAIILRLAEGKLSEAELAEWIRKNTVKSK